From Rhinolophus sinicus isolate RSC01 linkage group LG15, ASM3656204v1, whole genome shotgun sequence, the proteins below share one genomic window:
- the TSPOAP1 gene encoding peripheral-type benzodiazepine receptor-associated protein 1 isoform X8: protein MEQLTPLPQRGNPRTMEPWALSAWPSWTPGQGGESGGSAPSIADTPAVLQVGEVGPLESSEPEGAQSPRPVGDIHPEGTETGLPSPGKQAASSGPSCPELEDEEVEAFSKGKLNMGFGDRPNLELLRALGELQQRCAILKEENQMLRKSSFPETEEKVRRLKRKNAELAVIAKRLEERAQKLQETNLKVVSATVPRPGTRLELCQKALARQRARDLSETASALLAKDKQIAALQRECRELQARLTLAGKEGPQWLHVRDFDRLLRESQREVLRLQRQIALRNQQDPPPPPGPSGPTARVRAGASAPGIPGEESELSKKRKKCESLEQEARKKQRRCEELELQLREAQNENARLVEENSRLNGRATEKEQVEWENAELRGQLLGLTQERDLALRKSQGLQSKLESLEQVLKHMREVAQRRQQLEVEHEQARLSLQEKQEEVRRLQQAQAEARREHEGAVQLLESTLDSMQVRVRELEEQCRSQTERFSLLAQELQAFRLHPGPLDLLTSALGCSILGDRPPPPCCCSIPQPCRGPGPKDLDLPPGSPGHCTSKSSEPAPAILAGVPRRMAKKAESLSNSSHSESVHNSPKSCPTPEVDTASEVEELEPDSVSLLPAVPEGSQGGARIQVFLARYSYNPFEGPNENPEAELPLTAGEYIYIYGNMDEDGFFEGELMDGRRGLVPSNFVERVSDDDLLTSLHSEMADLSHSSGPELSFLSGGGGGSSSGGQSSGGRSQPRSKEEAAGDELSLSPPPEGLGDPPAVPYPHHLAVLKQLAHSVVLAWEAPPEQVELRGYHICVNGELRQALGPGAPSKAVLENLDLRAGPLHVSVQALTSRGSSDLLRCCLAVGARAGVVPSQLRVHRLTATSADITWVPSNSNLAHAIYLNGEECPPALPSTYWATFCHLRPGTLYQARVEAQLPPGGPLEPGWERPEHRAATLQFTTLPAGPPDAPLDVQIEPGPSPGILVISWLPVTIDAAGTSNGVRVTGYAIYADGQKIMEVASPTAGSVLVDLSQLQLLQACSEVAVRTMSPHGESADSIPAPVAPALTAAFLPARVSCPSPRPGSEARPPLAPATPGPGDPSSPLQRPEPHRTREPPEDPRASPPREIPKGSQEEPPAPCSQEEAGAAVLGTSEDRQTSEPTVSERAPGPAASSLAQEEAEWTMGEASPAPCSTQGALAPKVPCAEACLGGDMGSGLRPRAEKDAAELGVRPVSSLVDHGRNSDLSDIQEEEEEEEEEEELGSRTCSFQKQVAGKSIRENGIKPQHQPEPFCETDSDEEILEQILELPLQQFCSKKLFSIPEEEEEEDEEDEEKPRAGSSSRDPSPPEPLLPGLDCDSTQPQGPGPCPLSPEPSSAGDHLEDTAGLVGGSSWRRGSGSTEKPLNRKRSPDPREHCSRLLSNGGTQASGRPGPTRERGGSTVGEGTRGGPEAGGRGGLAPSQRCPRGRTPESGLASCLSPKCLEISIEYDSEDEQEAGGGGINVTSSCYLGDGEAWGTAPIGRSKGAVKANSGPNPYPRLPAWEKGEPERRGRSATGRTKEPASRAPEIGEPRGQDSSGRRGPLQRGGRPPRPGTTELAPPRSSPEVLASQDLPVRVFVALFDYDPVSMSPNPDAGEEELPFREGQILKVFGDKDADGFYRGEGGGRTGYIPCNMVAEVAVDSPAGRQQLFQWGHLSSDVLLEGSGNGLFLYSTARTTGPPPKPRRSKKAESEGPARPCAGPPKPVSSASLRAPRSMVAAFDYNPRESSPNMDVEAELPFRAGDVITVFGGMDDDGFYYGELNGQRGLVPSNFLEGPGPEVGSSDREPGTPQAESQDWASSIHGPPVLPGWPCAPGPGSFHRMQLGGPQGTGEKVRGLFSKGKQLLRKLGSGKKE from the exons ATGGAGCAACTGACACCCCTCCCACAGCGGGGGAACCCCAGAACCATGGAGCCATGGGCACTATCTGCCTGGCCGAGCTGGACTCCAGGCCAGGGGGGCGAATCTGGAGGCTCAGCCCCAAGCATTGCCGATACTCCGGCAGTTCTGCAGGTAGGAGAAGTAGGGCCTTTGGAGAGCTCTGAGCCCGAGGGAGCCCAGAGCCCCAGGCCTGTGGGGGACATTCACCCTGAAGGAACAGAAACTGGGCTGCCCAGCCCAGGGAAGCAAGCAGCGAGCTCAGGACCCAGCTGCCCAGAGCTGGAGGACGAGGAGGTGGAGGCTTTCAGTAAG GGCAAGCTGAACATGGGCTTTGGGGACAGGCCCAATCTGGAGCTGCTGAGGGCCTTGGGGGAGCTGCAGCAGCGCTGTGCCATCCTTAAGGAGGAAAACCAGATGCTG AGGAAGAGCAGCTTCCCAGAGACGGAGGAGAAGGTGCGGAGGCTGAAGCGGAAGAATGCCGAGCTGGCGGTCATTGCCAAGCGCCTGGAGGAGAGGGCCCAGAAGCTGCAGGAGACTAACCTGAAGGTG GTGAGTGCCACCGTGCCTCGTCCAGGGACCAGACTGGAGTTGTGCCAGAAGGCCCTGGCCCGCCAGCGAGCCCGGGACCTCAGTGAGACAGCCAGCGCCCTGTTGGCCAAGGACAAGCAGATTGCTGCCTTGCAGCGGGAGTGCAGGGAGTTGCAGGCCAGGCTCACCCTGGCGGGCAAG GAGGGTCCCCAGTGGCTCCACGTGCGGGACTTCGACCGGCTGCTGCGCGAGTCCCAGCGGGAGGTACTGCGGCTGCAGCGGCAGATTGCCCTGCGCAACCAGCAGGATCCGCCCCCGCCACCCGGGCCCTCAGGCCCCACTGCCCGGGTCAGAGCAGGGGCATCCGCCCCCGGGATCCCCGGAGAG GAATCAGAGCTTAGTAAGAAGCGGAAGAAATGTGAGAGCCTGGAACAGGAAGCCCGAAAAAAGCAGAGGCGATGTGAGGAGTTG GAACTGCAGCTGAGAGAAGCCCAGAATGAGAATGCCCGCCTGGTGGAGGAGAACTCTCGGCTCAATGGGAGAGCCACAGAGAAGGAGCAG GTGGAGTGGGAGAATGCAGAGCTGAGAGGCCAGCTCCTGGGTTTGACGCAGGAGAGGGACTTGGCCCTTCGCAAGAGCCAGGGCCTGCAGAGCAAACTGGAGAGCCTGGAGCAGGTGTTGAAG CACATGCGGGAGGTGGCCCAGCGGCGGCAGCAGCTGGAGGTGGAGCATGAGCAGGCTCGGCTCAGCCTgcaggagaagcaggaggaggtCCGGAGGCTgcagcag GCCCAGGCAGAAGCCAGGAGGGAACATGAAGGGGCCGTACAGCTGCTGGAG TCTACCCTGGATTCCATGCAG GTCCGGGTTCGAGAGCTTGAGGAGCAGTGCCGCAGCCAGACAGAGCGCTTCAGCCTCTTGGCGCAGGAACTCCAGGCCTTCCGCCTACACCCTGGCCCCTTGGATCTGCTCACCTCAGCCCTGGGCTGCAGTATCCTTGGGGACCGCCCACCACCTCCCTGCTGCTGCTCTATCCCCCAGCCCTGCCGGGGGCCTGGCCCCAAAG ACCTTGACCTCCCGCCAGGCTCCCCAGGGCACTGCACCTCAAAGTCTTCTGAGCCTGCCCCTGCCATCCTTGCTGGGGTCCCTCGAAGGATGGCCAAGAAGGCAGAGTCTCTCTCCAACTCCTCTCACTCCGAGTCTGTCCACAACAGCCCCAAGTCATGCCCTACGCCTGAG GTGGACACAGCCAGTGAGGTGGAGGAACTGGAGCCAGACAGCGTCTCCCTGCTCCCAGCAGTGCCGGAGGGCAGCCAGGGAGGAGCCAGGATCCAGGTCTTCCTAGCACGCTATAG CTACAATCCCTTCGAGGGCCCCAATGAGAATCCAGAGGCAGAGCTTCCACTTACTGCTGGCGAGTATATCTACATCTATGGCAACATGGATGAGGACGGCTTTTTTGAAG GGGAGCTTATGGATGGCCGAAGGGGCCTGGTCCCTTCCAATTTTGTAGAGCGTGTGTCCGACGACGACCTCCTGACCTCCCTCCATTCGGAGATGGCTGATTTGTCCCACAGTTCAGGCCCTGAACTCAGTTTCCTGAgcggaggtgggggtggcagcAGTAGTGGGGGCCAGAGCAGTGGGGGACGCAGCCAGCCCAGATCGAAGGAAGAGGCTGCAGGGGATGAGCTCAGTCTGAGCCCCCCACCTGAGGGCCTGGGCGACCCCCCTGCTGTGCCTTACCCCCACCATCTGGCCGTCCTCAAGCAGCTGGCCCACAGCGTGGTGCTGGCTTGGGAGGCACCTCCTGAGCAAGTGGAGCTACGTGGCTACCATATCTGCGTGAATGGGGAGCTGCGTCAGGCCCTGGGACCTGGGGCACCCTCCAAGGCTGTGCTTGAGAACCTGGACCTGCGGGCCGGGCCCCTCCATGTTTCTGTGCAGGCCCTGACCAGCCGGGGCAGCTCTGACCTTCTGCGCTGTTGCTTGGCAGTGGGTGCCCGGGCCGGAGTGGTACCTAGCCAGCTGCGGGTCCATCGACTGACAGCCACATCTGCTGACATCACCTGGGTGCCCAGCAATAGCAACTTGGCCCATGCCATCTACCTCAATGGGGAAGAGtgtccccctgccctccccagcacCTACTGGGCCACTTTCTGCCACCTGCGGCCGGGTACACTCTATCAGGCACGAGTGGAGGCTCAGCTCCCACCTGGAGGGCCCTTGGAACCAGGCTGGGAGAGGCCAGAGCATCGGGCTGCCACCCTGCAGTTCACCACACTCCCAGCAG GCCCGCCTGATGCCCCCCTGGATGTGCAGATTGAGCCGGGGCCCTCCCCTGGAATCTTGGTCATCAGCTGGCTCCCAGTAACAATTGATGCTGCCGGCACGTCCAACGGCGTCAGGGTCACAGGCTATGCCATTTATGCAGATGGGCAGAAG ATCATGGAGGTGGCCTCCCCCACAGCAGGCAGCGTGCTGGTGGACTTGTCACAGCTGCAGCTGCTGCAGGCGTGCAGCGAGGTGGCCGTGCGCACCATGTCACCCCATGGCGAGTCCGCCGACTCCATTCCGGCTCCTGTCGCCCCAGCCCTGACTGCAGCCTTCCTGCCAGCCAGGGTCTCCTGCCCCTCACCACGACCAGGCTCAGAGGCCAGACCACCCCTTGCTCCAGCCACCCCAGGGCCTGGAGACCCCAGCTCCCCTCTCCAGCGCCCTGAGCCCCATAGAACTCGAGAGCCCCCCGAGGACCCCCGAGCAAGCCCACCCAGAGAGATACCAAAAGGATCCCAAGAGGAGCCCCCAGCACCTTGCTCCCAG gaggaagctggggcaGCTGTGCTGGGCACCTCAGAAGATAGGCAGACCAGCGAGCCAACCGTGAGTGAGAGAGCTCCTGGCCCTGCAGCTTCCTCACTGGCCCAGGAGGAGGCCGAGTGGACCATGGGAGAGGCCAGCCCGGCACCCTGCTCCACCCAGGGAGCTCTGGCCCCGAAGGTGCCCTGTGCTGAGGCCTGCCTTGGAGGAGACATGGGGTCTGGGCTGAGGCCCAGGGCTGAG AAGGACGCGGCAGAGCTCGGGGTCCGTCCAGTGAGCTCCCTTGTGGACCATGGCCGCAACTCAGATCTGTCAGACatccaggaggaggaagaagaggaggaagaagaagaggagctGGGTTCCAGGACTTGCTCTTTCCAGAAGCAGGTTGCTGGCAAGAGCATCAGGGAGAATGGGATCAAG ccccaacACCAGCCCGAGCCCTTCTGTGAGACTGACAGCGACGAGGAGATTTTGGAGCAGATCTtggagctgcccctccagcagttCTGCAGCAAGAAGCTCTTTAGCATCcccgaggaggaggaagaggaggacgaggaggacgaggagaaGCCAAGGGCAGGATCTTCTTCCCGAGACCCCAGCCCGCCGGAGCCTTTGTTGCCCGGGCTGGACTGTGATAGCACTCAACCCCAAGGACCTGGCCCATGTCCCTTGTCTCCTGAGCCCTCCAGTGCCGGAGACCACCTGGAGGACACAGCCGGACTAGTTGGTGGAAGCAGCTGGAGGAGAGGAAGTGGCTCTACCGAGAAACCCCTAAACCGCAAGCGGTCCCCAGATCCCCGTGAACACTGTAGCCGCCTTCTCAGTAACGGCGGGACCCAGGCCTCTGGACGACCAGGCCCCACACGGGAGAGGGGCGGCTCCACTGTGGGCGAGGGCACCAGGGGTGGACCAGAGGCTGGTGGGAGAGGGGGCCTGGCCCCCTCCCAGAGGTGCCCACGTGGCCGGACCCCAGAATCTGGCCTGGCCAGCTGCCTCTCCCCCAAGTGCTTGGAAATCAGCATCGAATATGATTCTGAGGATGAGCAGGAGGCGGGCGGCGGGGGCATCAACGTCACTAGCTCCTGCTACCTCGGAGATGGGGAGGCCTGGGGCACAGCACCCATAGGAAGGTCCAAGGGGGCTGTGAAGGCGAATTCAGGCCCCAACCCCTACCCACGCCTTCCGGCCTGGGAGAAAGGGGAGCCAGAACGGAGAGGCCGCAGTGCGACTGGCAGAACCAAGGAGCCAGCCTCCCGG GCACCAGAGATTGGGGAGCCCAGAGGGCAGGACAGCTCTGGGAGGAGGGGCCCCCTGCAGAGAGGGGGCCGGCCCCCCAGGCCAGGCACCACTGAGTTGG CCCCTCCGAGGAGCTCCCCAGAGGTGCTGGCTTCCCAGGACCTACCTGTCAGGGTGTTTGTGGCTCTGTTTGACTATGATCCTGTGTCGATGTCGCCTAACCCTGATGCCGGGGAAGAGGAGCTCCCCTTCCGGGAGGGCCAGATCCTGAAG GTGTTTGGGGACAAGGATGCCGATGGCTTCTACCGGGGTGAAGGTGGGGGCCGGACGGGCTACATCCCCTGCAACATGGTGGCGGAGGTGGCGGTGGACAGTCCGGCAGGGAGGCAGCAGCTGTTCCAGTGGGGTCATTTGTCCTCAGATGTTCTCCTTGAGGGCTCAG GGAATGGTCTCTTTCTGTACTCCACAGCCCGCACAACTGGGCCTCCCCCCAAGCCCCGCCGGTCCAAGAAAG CTGAGTCAGAAGGTCCTGCCCGGCCTTGTGCAG GCCCCCCCAAGCCAGTCTCCTCTGCCAGCCTGAGAGCTCCCCGCTCCATGGTGGCTGCATTTGACTACAACCCTCGGGAGAGCTCCCCCAACATGGATGTGGAG GCAGAGCTGCCCTTCCGAGCAGGGGACGTCATTACTGTGTTCGGGGGCATGGATGATGATGGCTTCTACTAT GGGGAACTGAATGGACAAAGGGGCCTGGTTCCATCCAACTTCCTGGAGGGCCCTGGGCCTGAGGTGGGCAGCTCAGACAGGGAGCCTGGGACACCCCAGGCCGAGAGTCAG GACTGGGCCAGCTCAATACATGGGCCCCCAGTGCTGCCAGGCTGGCCCTGTGCCCCTGGGCCTGGCAGCTTCCATAGGATGCAACTGGGGGGGCCACAGGGCACAGGTGAGAAGGTGCGAGGTCTCTTCTCCAAGGGGAAGCAGCTCCTCAGGAAACTGGGGTCTGGGAAGAAGGAGTGA